The following are encoded in a window of Bacteroidales bacterium genomic DNA:
- a CDS encoding ABC transporter ATP-binding protein, producing the protein MILKTTNLCKKYQHKDGTVDALNNVSFEVNEGDFVTITGSSGSGKTTLLLSLAGLIKTTSGQINIKGFDITLASDRKLSDFRKKNIGFVMQSFALIPYLTAIENVMLPLAISKLSKDEKYKKASALLQLVDLENRKNHLPKELSAGQQQRVAIARALVNSPSLILADEPTGNLDPELSTDILKLLRKINKEEKITVLMVTHSPLATEFGNRKIKLVDGLLK; encoded by the coding sequence ATGATTTTAAAAACAACCAATCTTTGCAAAAAGTATCAGCATAAAGATGGAACTGTTGACGCATTAAATAATGTAAGTTTTGAAGTAAACGAAGGTGACTTTGTTACCATTACCGGCTCTTCAGGTTCGGGTAAAACTACATTGCTTTTATCTTTAGCAGGTTTAATAAAAACAACTTCCGGTCAGATAAATATTAAAGGTTTTGATATAACTTTAGCTTCGGATAGAAAACTTTCTGATTTTCGAAAAAAAAATATCGGTTTTGTAATGCAAAGTTTTGCTTTGATTCCATATCTTACAGCAATAGAAAACGTGATGTTGCCATTAGCTATTTCAAAACTTTCAAAAGATGAAAAATATAAAAAAGCATCTGCGCTACTTCAATTAGTGGATTTGGAAAACCGAAAAAATCATTTACCAAAAGAACTTTCTGCCGGACAGCAGCAAAGGGTTGCGATAGCAAGAGCATTAGTCAATTCTCCTTCATTGATACTAGCGGATGAACCAACAGGAAACTTAGACCCCGAACTTTCAACCGACATCCTGAAACTTTTAAGAAAAATAAATAAGGAAGAAAAAATAACTGTTCTTATGGTTACACACAGCCCATTGGCTACAGAATTTGGAAACAGGAAAATTAAACTTGTGGATGGTTTATTAAAATAA